Proteins encoded within one genomic window of Brassica rapa cultivar Chiifu-401-42 chromosome A09, CAAS_Brap_v3.01, whole genome shotgun sequence:
- the LOC103839209 gene encoding acid phosphatase 1, translated as MARSLVLSLTLAFLFIGMVSARDWNILNQFKGLKPTTTTSQNGVASLKGPNLNGYCESWRVNVELHNIRDFTVVPQECVWFVQQYMTSSQYDDDVERAVDAAILYLGKTCCEKKKCDGMDAWIFDIDDTLLSTIPYHKSNGCFGGEQLNTTKFEEWQSWGKAPAVPNMVKLFHEIRERGFKIFLVSSRKEYLRSATVENLIEAGYHSWSNLLLRGEEEEKKSVTQYKADVRTWLTSLGYRVWGVMGAQWNSFAGCPVPKRTFKLPNSIYYIA; from the exons ATGGCTAGATCTTTGGTGCTCTCTCTAACCCTCGCATTCCTCTTCATCGGAATGGTCTCAGCTCGTGACTGGAACATCCTAAACCAGTTTAAGGGACTCAAGCCAACCACAACCACCAGCCAGAACGGCGTCGCCTCACTGAAAGGACCAAACCTAAACGGATACTGCGAGAGCTGGAGAGTTAATGTGGAGCTTCACAACATCAGAGACTTCACGGTGGTGCCACAGGAGTGCGTGTGGTTCGTCCAACAGTACATGACTTCATCTCAGTACGATGATGACGTGGAGAGAGCCGTTGATGCAGCCATCCTCTACCTCGGAAAAACTTGTTGCGAGAAGAAGAAATGTGATGGCATGGATGCTTGGATCTTTGACATTGATGACACTCTTCTCTCCACCATCCCTTACCACAAGAGCAACGGCTGTTTCGG TGGTGAGCAACTAAACACGACCAAGTTCGAGGAATGGCAGAGTTGGGGAAAGGCACCAGCTGTTCCAAACATGGTGAAGCTGTTCCATGAGATCAGAGAGAGGGGTTTCAAGATCTTTTTGGTTTCTTCTCGCAAGGAGTACCTCAGATCCGCCACAGTCGAGAACCTTATTGAAGCCGGTTACCACAGCTGGTCTAACCTCCTTCTCAG gggagaagaggaagagaagaagagtgtGACCCAATACAAAGCAGATGTGAGGACATGGCTTACAAGTCTTGGATACAGAGTTTGGGGAGTGATGGGTGCACAATGGAACAGCTTCGCAGGTTGTCCAGTTCCCAAGAGAACCTTCAAGCTCCCTAACTCCATCTACTATATCGCTTGA